The following coding sequences are from one Haploplasma axanthum window:
- a CDS encoding acetyl-CoA carboxylase biotin carboxyl carrier protein yields MKNVLTIVKGLTKVKEVKLKEIQTIMKEFEESNLMTLELEMGEFKIKLSKNKIDESIFQTIKEVKNEIEPQINLPELVIKSPLVGTFYESATPESKPYLEVGSRVNKGDTVCIIEAMKIMNEIKSDITGTVEEVFFKNGDVVGYNDVLFKVVSDANTK; encoded by the coding sequence ATGAAGAATGTTCTTACAATAGTGAAAGGATTGACAAAAGTGAAAGAAGTTAAGTTAAAAGAAATCCAAACCATTATGAAGGAATTTGAAGAATCAAACTTAATGACTTTAGAGCTTGAGATGGGCGAGTTTAAAATAAAACTTTCAAAAAATAAGATTGATGAAAGTATATTTCAGACTATTAAAGAAGTTAAAAATGAAATTGAACCACAAATTAATTTACCTGAATTAGTAATAAAATCTCCATTAGTTGGAACGTTTTATGAATCTGCAACTCCAGAATCTAAACCTTATTTAGAAGTTGGAAGTAGAGTTAATAAAGGTGATACAGTTTGTATAATTGAAGCAATGAAAATTATGAACGAGATTAAATCTGATATAACAGGAACTGTTGAAGAAGTTTTCTTTAAAAATGGTGATGTTGTTGGATATAATGATGTTTTGTTTAAGGTAGTTAGCGATGCAAATACAAAATAA
- a CDS encoding ABC transporter ATP-binding protein — protein sequence MKRNQKMKKEKPTNLKDSWVKLLKFSRKYNLFIIIAILAVIGATVIQVASPKILQQLVTEIAVIAKLDTTTGLPLFTRIDMDRVKQITITLVTLFVIAMLLNATQSFIMSTVTRRVENDMRKKLAEKINKIPLKYFDSTNSGDTISRVINDVDTIGQTMNQSISSTISAIILFLGSILMMFITNWILAFAAIGSSIIGFLLVGFIMSKSQKHFIAQQMQIGELNGFVEEIYTNHSVVKSYNASKKSIKDFRVINDKLYNSAWKSQFFSGLMMPLFSFIGNLGYVAVSIIGAVLVANTIIEFSVIIAFMSYVGFFTNSLGSMAQGINSFQLTAAASERVFQFLEQEELENEDYKQEKISDTKGIVEFKNVKFGYNPEKVIINDFSAKINAGEKVAIVGPTGAGKTTIVNLLMRFYEINEGSIKIDGINTNDVTRENVHDQFCMVLQDTWIFEGTVYDNIIYSQENVTKEDVVKACKTLGLDHFIRTLSDGYETILTDKSSLSEGQKQLITIARAMIKNSPLLILDEATSSVDTRTEALIQKAMDELMKGRTSFVIAHRLSTIKNADLILVMKNGDIIESGNHDKLLSENGFYAELYNSQFQLD from the coding sequence ATGAAAAGAAATCAAAAGATGAAAAAAGAAAAGCCAACTAATCTTAAAGATTCATGGGTAAAATTATTAAAGTTTTCTAGAAAATATAATCTGTTTATAATAATAGCAATTTTAGCTGTTATTGGTGCAACAGTTATTCAAGTTGCTAGTCCAAAAATATTACAACAACTTGTTACCGAGATAGCTGTTATAGCGAAACTTGATACTACAACGGGTCTACCATTATTTACAAGAATAGATATGGACCGAGTTAAGCAGATAACAATCACTTTGGTTACTTTATTTGTAATCGCTATGTTATTAAATGCTACACAAAGTTTTATTATGTCAACTGTCACTAGAAGAGTTGAAAATGATATGAGAAAAAAATTAGCTGAAAAGATTAATAAGATTCCATTGAAATATTTTGACTCAACAAATAGCGGTGATACAATAAGTAGAGTTATTAATGACGTTGATACAATTGGTCAAACAATGAATCAAAGTATTTCAAGTACTATTTCGGCAATTATATTATTCTTAGGATCAATATTAATGATGTTTATTACTAATTGGATTTTAGCTTTTGCTGCAATTGGTTCTAGTATAATAGGATTCTTATTAGTAGGATTTATTATGTCAAAGTCACAAAAACATTTTATTGCACAACAAATGCAAATTGGGGAATTAAATGGTTTTGTTGAAGAAATATACACTAATCACAGTGTAGTAAAATCATATAATGCAAGTAAAAAATCAATAAAGGACTTTAGAGTGATTAATGACAAACTTTATAATAGTGCATGGAAGTCACAATTCTTTTCTGGATTAATGATGCCTTTATTCTCATTTATTGGTAATTTAGGTTATGTTGCAGTTTCAATTATTGGTGCTGTACTTGTAGCTAATACAATTATTGAATTTTCAGTTATTATTGCATTTATGTCATATGTTGGATTCTTTACTAACTCATTAGGATCAATGGCACAAGGTATTAATAGTTTCCAACTAACCGCTGCTGCAAGTGAGAGAGTATTCCAATTTCTAGAACAAGAAGAACTTGAAAATGAAGATTATAAACAAGAAAAAATTAGTGATACAAAAGGAATAGTCGAATTTAAAAATGTTAAATTCGGATATAATCCTGAAAAAGTAATTATTAATGATTTCAGTGCGAAAATTAATGCTGGTGAAAAAGTTGCTATTGTTGGACCTACAGGAGCAGGAAAAACAACTATTGTTAATCTATTAATGAGATTCTATGAAATAAATGAAGGAAGTATCAAAATAGATGGCATTAATACAAATGATGTTACTAGAGAAAATGTTCATGACCAATTTTGTATGGTTTTACAAGATACTTGGATTTTTGAAGGAACAGTTTATGATAATATAATTTATAGTCAAGAAAATGTGACTAAAGAAGATGTTGTTAAAGCTTGTAAAACTTTAGGACTTGATCATTTTATTAGAACTTTATCAGATGGATATGAAACTATTTTAACTGATAAATCAAGTTTATCTGAAGGACAAAAACAATTAATAACAATCGCACGTGCAATGATTAAAAACTCGCCATTATTAATTCTTGATGAAGCAACATCAAGTGTTGATACTAGAACTGAAGCATTAATTCAAAAAGCAATGGATGAATTGATGAAAGGTAGAACAAGTTTTGTAATTGCACATAGATTATCAACAATTAAAAATGCTGATTTAATTCTTGTTATGAAAAATGGCGATATTATTGAATCTGGAAATCACGATAAACTTCTAAGTGAAAATGGATTCTATGCTGAATTATATAATAGTCAATTTCAATTAGACTAA
- a CDS encoding ABC transporter ATP-binding protein, with protein sequence MLRLLKYLKIEQWIMILASVGLIVLQVWLDLKLPEYMEQVTKQLQTPNPVLKEIWINGGYMLLCALGSLLAAFIVGFMMARIAATFSQTLRISMFKKIDSFTKNDINNFSTASLITRTTNDVSQVQMFITMGMQLLIKAPILAIWAITKITVKGTEWSIATGTVIGLLLILVLVVMFFVVPKFKKVQKMVDQLTVVTRENLQGVRVIRAYNAEEYQEEKFRKANDELTNINLFTSRSMSMLNPLINMLMSFLSLSIYVIGAYLIDKNHGNLLLQTELFGSMIVFIQYAMQVVMAFMMLVMIFIILPRTLVSGKRINEVLLTKPSIKDGAGVSDDNGVKGTVEFKNVSFKYPGAEEYVIKDVSFKVNQGETIAFIGSTGSGKSTLINLIPRFYDATEGEILIDDVDIKKYRLGELHDKIGYVPQKAVLFKGTIKFNVAYGESSYKDITDDDVWKALEIAQGKDFVEELPEKLDAPVAQGGTNLSGGQKQRLAIARAIAREPEILIFDDSFSALDYKTDRKLRTTLRKETKGVTSMIVAQRIGTIMDANKIVVLNEGKVAGIGTHHELLKTSSVYKEIALSQLSEEELA encoded by the coding sequence ATGCTTAGATTATTAAAGTATTTAAAAATTGAACAATGGATAATGATACTTGCAAGTGTCGGTTTAATTGTATTACAAGTTTGGCTTGATTTAAAATTACCTGAATATATGGAGCAAGTTACTAAACAGTTACAAACTCCAAACCCAGTCTTAAAAGAGATATGGATTAATGGTGGGTATATGTTATTATGTGCACTTGGAAGCCTATTAGCCGCATTTATTGTAGGTTTTATGATGGCAAGAATTGCAGCAACTTTCTCACAAACATTAAGAATATCAATGTTTAAAAAAATTGACTCATTTACTAAAAATGATATTAACAATTTTTCTACTGCTAGTTTAATAACTAGAACGACAAATGATGTTAGTCAAGTTCAAATGTTTATTACTATGGGAATGCAGTTACTAATTAAGGCACCAATTTTAGCGATATGGGCTATAACAAAAATCACTGTTAAAGGAACTGAATGGTCGATTGCTACAGGAACAGTTATTGGATTGCTACTAATATTAGTCTTAGTTGTTATGTTCTTTGTGGTACCTAAATTTAAAAAAGTTCAAAAAATGGTGGATCAATTAACTGTAGTTACAAGAGAAAACCTACAAGGTGTACGTGTGATTAGAGCATATAATGCTGAGGAATATCAAGAAGAAAAGTTTAGAAAGGCAAATGATGAATTAACTAACATCAATCTATTTACAAGTAGAAGTATGTCTATGTTAAATCCGCTTATCAATATGTTAATGAGTTTCTTATCATTATCAATCTATGTTATAGGAGCTTATTTAATTGATAAAAATCATGGTAATTTATTACTACAAACAGAATTATTTGGATCTATGATTGTATTCATTCAATATGCAATGCAAGTTGTTATGGCATTTATGATGTTAGTAATGATATTTATTATTTTACCAAGAACACTTGTTTCAGGAAAAAGAATCAATGAAGTATTACTTACTAAACCATCAATTAAAGATGGAGCGGGAGTTTCAGATGATAATGGTGTTAAAGGAACTGTAGAGTTTAAAAATGTAAGTTTTAAATATCCTGGTGCTGAAGAATATGTTATTAAAGATGTTAGTTTTAAAGTTAATCAAGGAGAAACGATTGCTTTTATCGGATCAACTGGTAGTGGAAAATCAACATTAATTAATCTTATACCAAGATTTTATGATGCAACTGAAGGTGAAATTTTAATTGATGATGTAGATATCAAAAAATACCGTTTAGGTGAATTACACGATAAAATCGGATATGTACCTCAAAAAGCTGTTTTATTTAAAGGAACAATTAAATTTAATGTTGCATATGGAGAAAGTTCATATAAAGATATAACAGATGATGATGTTTGGAAAGCATTAGAGATTGCTCAAGGAAAAGATTTTGTTGAAGAATTACCTGAAAAACTAGATGCTCCTGTTGCACAAGGAGGAACAAATTTATCTGGTGGTCAAAAACAAAGACTTGCAATCGCAAGAGCAATCGCAAGAGAGCCGGAAATCTTAATTTTCGATGATTCATTTAGCGCACTTGACTATAAAACAGATAGAAAATTACGTACAACTTTGAGAAAAGAAACAAAAGGTGTTACAAGTATGATTGTTGCTCAAAGAATAGGAACAATTATGGATGCAAATAAAATTGTTGTTTTAAATGAAGGTAAGGTTGCTGGCATTGGAACGCATCATGAACTTTTAAAAACAAGTTCTGTATATAAAGAAATTGCCTTATCGCAATTAAGTGAGGAGGAATTGGCATGA
- a CDS encoding MarR family winged helix-turn-helix transcriptional regulator translates to MKYDDLAKDFIDEMHNLGQMKANRKINSTFAGERFIMQLLTMKKEDITPGDISNEMNISTARVAAILNSLESKGYIRREVNQVDRRKIIVKLTDKGEKYAKKIINTIVSDVAGLLSKLGQEDATELIRLTRKISSIMEEKEVKINA, encoded by the coding sequence ATGAAATATGATGATTTAGCAAAAGATTTTATAGATGAAATGCATAACCTAGGACAAATGAAAGCTAATCGTAAGATTAACTCCACATTTGCTGGTGAAAGATTTATTATGCAATTATTGACTATGAAAAAAGAAGATATTACTCCTGGAGATATTAGTAATGAGATGAATATTTCTACAGCAAGAGTTGCTGCAATACTTAATTCACTAGAATCAAAAGGATATATTAGAAGAGAAGTTAATCAGGTTGATAGACGGAAAATAATTGTTAAATTAACAGATAAAGGTGAAAAATACGCTAAAAAAATTATTAATACAATCGTTAGTGATGTTGCAGGATTGTTATCAAAATTAGGGCAAGAAGATGCAACAGAACTTATTAGACTTACAAGAAAGATTTCTTCAATTATGGAAGAAAAAGAGGTGAAAATAAATGCTTAG
- a CDS encoding GNAT family N-acetyltransferase translates to MIRKMTENDYEIFLELTKEFYIFPVVENPINDEEIESTFKHIIEDSPYIDGYLIFNKKDVIGFFIIAFGFATEYGGTILFFEDLYIRDKYQGNGIGRKIFKFVEEKYRDEVYAIKLEVGRSNYRAKTLYQKLGYKESKYVTMIKKI, encoded by the coding sequence ATGATTAGAAAAATGACTGAAAATGACTATGAAATATTTTTGGAATTGACAAAAGAATTTTATATTTTTCCAGTAGTTGAGAATCCGATTAATGATGAAGAAATAGAAAGCACTTTTAAGCATATTATTGAGGATAGTCCATATATTGATGGATATTTAATTTTTAATAAAAAAGATGTGATTGGTTTTTTTATTATTGCTTTTGGATTTGCAACAGAATATGGTGGAACAATTCTTTTTTTTGAGGATTTATATATTAGAGATAAATATCAAGGAAATGGAATTGGAAGAAAAATCTTTAAATTTGTTGAAGAAAAATATCGAGATGAAGTGTATGCAATTAAATTAGAAGTAGGAAGATCAAATTATCGTGCAAAAACTTTATATCAAAAACTTGGCTACAAAGAAAGTAAATATGTCACAATGATTAAAAAGATATAA
- the ahpC gene encoding alkyl hydroperoxide reductase subunit C — protein sequence MSLIGKKVSPFSVQAYHDNAFIEIANKDLEGKWNAIVFYPADFSFVCPTELEDLANHYDEFKKLGCEVYSVSTDTHFVHKAWHDASSKIKKIKFPMLADPAGKLAKDFEVLVEENWQALRGSFIVNPEGVIVAYEVNDMGIGRSASDLVRKLQAAQFVAKHGDEVCPANWNPGEETLKPGIDLVGKL from the coding sequence GTGTCATTAATTGGGAAAAAAGTTAGTCCATTTAGTGTGCAAGCATATCATGATAATGCGTTTATTGAGATTGCTAATAAAGACTTAGAAGGGAAATGGAATGCAATTGTCTTCTATCCAGCTGATTTTAGTTTTGTATGTCCTACAGAATTAGAAGATCTTGCAAATCATTATGATGAATTTAAAAAATTAGGATGTGAAGTATATTCAGTTTCAACTGATACACACTTTGTACATAAAGCATGGCATGATGCATCAAGTAAAATCAAAAAAATCAAGTTTCCAATGCTTGCAGATCCAGCAGGAAAACTAGCAAAAGATTTTGAAGTACTAGTTGAAGAAAACTGGCAAGCATTAAGAGGAAGTTTTATTGTAAACCCTGAAGGTGTAATTGTTGCTTATGAAGTAAATGATATGGGGATTGGTAGAAGTGCAAGTGATTTAGTTAGAAAACTACAAGCTGCACAATTCGTTGCGAAACATGGTGATGAAGTTTGTCCAGCAAATTGGAATCCAGGAGAAGAAACATTAAAACCTGGAATTGATTTAGTAGGGAAATTATAA
- a CDS encoding 1-acyl-sn-glycerol-3-phosphate acyltransferase, translating into MKIVFVADNSKSIAQAEKFKKELEKKGHEVKMIIPLINHSELYYKIEYNKKEKLILNDKIKDDYRNFIKDIDIMHVFMPLKDSEHFFKLAKDNNKPITTTLLLENDDEMSVSRRYVYMRYLKNIFKKTKHVHCPTFHVAKELKKYNYPNQLHVLYAKVNKTFYNEKLSVKSNDFRILMVGNFNHRNEQEFIIKALKKYENKNSVVVNFYGIGKYLDKVIELANKYNVRINLLDDLDELKIAINNTDLFIYSSKIELEEVKGIDILASGNIPLVISNKKSLTKEFSLDERSNLSIKTKKELIKKIDYWFTNKTERIRMKRVYRNSSKRFKMDNVIRSFESMLKLAIFENKNERLVNTKRGRKIIKKVKKSRLTRIISNIFFYAFAVPILSLYNLFFLKVKIEGRRNLEDLNNGAILVSNHVHMLDSVMVGLAAFPRRVAYTGMKANFKRFIIGSLVSMFGTIPIPDSSFENKVFFIEMTKLVNKGKWIHFYPEGELVPYDNELREFKKGAFKLAVNASSPILPILIDFQYVGKKKKRKIYLRIGKPIYPDLTISSNDAIKELQEQTKNVMESLYQK; encoded by the coding sequence ATGAAAATTGTTTTTGTAGCAGATAATAGTAAAAGTATTGCTCAAGCTGAAAAGTTTAAAAAAGAACTTGAAAAAAAGGGACATGAAGTAAAAATGATTATCCCCTTGATCAATCATAGCGAGTTATACTATAAAATTGAATATAATAAAAAAGAAAAATTAATACTCAATGATAAAATAAAAGATGACTATCGAAATTTTATTAAAGATATTGATATTATGCATGTGTTTATGCCGTTAAAGGATAGTGAACACTTTTTTAAACTTGCGAAGGATAATAATAAACCAATAACTACGACATTGTTACTAGAAAATGATGATGAGATGTCAGTTTCAAGAAGATATGTTTATATGAGATATTTAAAGAATATTTTCAAAAAAACTAAGCATGTTCATTGCCCTACATTTCATGTAGCAAAGGAATTAAAAAAATATAATTATCCAAATCAACTGCATGTTTTATATGCAAAAGTAAATAAAACATTTTATAACGAAAAACTAAGCGTTAAATCAAATGATTTTAGAATTTTGATGGTGGGTAATTTTAATCATCGAAATGAACAAGAATTTATTATTAAAGCATTAAAGAAATATGAAAATAAAAATTCTGTTGTAGTTAATTTTTATGGAATCGGTAAGTACTTAGATAAAGTTATTGAATTAGCAAATAAGTATAATGTAAGAATCAATCTCTTAGATGATTTAGATGAACTTAAGATTGCAATTAATAATACAGATTTGTTTATTTACTCTTCAAAAATTGAACTTGAAGAAGTTAAAGGGATTGATATACTTGCATCAGGTAATATTCCTTTAGTTATAAGTAATAAAAAAAGTTTAACTAAAGAGTTTTCACTAGATGAAAGAAGTAATTTGTCAATTAAAACTAAAAAAGAATTAATTAAAAAGATTGATTATTGGTTTACTAATAAAACAGAACGAATTAGAATGAAAAGAGTTTATCGTAATTCAAGTAAGAGATTTAAAATGGATAATGTTATTCGATCTTTTGAAAGTATGCTAAAACTAGCGATTTTTGAGAATAAAAATGAGAGGTTAGTAAATACTAAAAGAGGAAGAAAAATAATTAAAAAAGTAAAAAAATCTCGACTAACTAGAATTATTTCGAATATATTCTTCTACGCATTTGCTGTACCAATATTATCGTTATATAATCTATTCTTTTTAAAAGTCAAAATTGAAGGAAGAAGAAATTTAGAAGATTTAAACAATGGTGCTATTTTAGTTTCAAATCATGTTCATATGCTTGATTCTGTAATGGTTGGATTAGCAGCTTTTCCACGGAGAGTAGCATATACAGGAATGAAGGCCAATTTTAAAAGGTTTATTATTGGAAGTCTAGTTAGTATGTTTGGTACAATTCCGATACCAGATTCATCATTTGAAAATAAGGTTTTTTTTATTGAAATGACTAAACTTGTTAATAAAGGAAAATGGATTCATTTTTATCCGGAAGGTGAATTAGTTCCTTATGATAACGAACTAAGAGAATTTAAAAAAGGAGCTTTTAAATTAGCAGTAAATGCTTCATCACCAATTCTTCCAATCTTAATTGACTTTCAATATGTTGGAAAGAAAAAGAAGCGAAAAATATATTTAAGAATTGGAAAACCAATTTATCCTGATTTAACAATTAGTAGCAATGATGCTATTAAAGAACTACAAGAACAAACTAAAAATGTAATGGAAAGTTTATATCAAAAATAA
- a CDS encoding GtrA family protein, giving the protein MEQNSSFKQVLKFTLFSISAGIIQIASFAILNELIPIFNGDYGINYIISLLLSIIWNFTFNRKFTFKATNDVKKAMLLVLLFYIVFTPISAIMGNYFEKNGANEYIVLALAMITNFVLEFLYTKFVVYRDENEPK; this is encoded by the coding sequence ATGGAGCAAAATAGTAGTTTTAAGCAGGTATTGAAATTTACCTTATTTTCGATATCAGCAGGTATTATTCAAATTGCAAGTTTTGCAATTCTGAATGAATTGATACCAATATTTAATGGTGATTATGGGATTAACTATATTATTTCATTATTATTATCAATAATATGGAATTTCACATTTAATCGAAAGTTTACTTTTAAAGCAACTAATGACGTGAAAAAAGCAATGCTTTTGGTTTTATTATTCTATATAGTTTTTACACCAATATCTGCTATTATGGGTAATTATTTTGAGAAAAATGGTGCTAACGAGTATATTGTTTTAGCACTTGCAATGATAACAAATTTTGTTTTAGAATTTTTATATACAAAGTTTGTTGTATACAGAGATGAAAACGAGCCAAAATAA
- a CDS encoding dicarboxylate/amino acid:cation symporter, translated as MFNNYKIDSWQKLVLYIVTILVIGFLFYTGSKKWKFSIRVLIGMGLGILVGLTLGQTTSPYTSNGSTSDLTIIRVIKPIGDLYLKLIQMVIMPLVLTAIIKSFTTLESTDKLKKIGVKTLFWLLLTTAIATIIGFAFASIFSLGKGYEVGTRTPPTIVPIENVILNFFPNNIFTALSGNVAIPVVIFALFVSIAIIIEKKRHPERVKPFVEFNNSLNAIMVRVTKIVLKMTPYAVFTFMAYAVGRNNFETLKMLGKYILIIYLAMFVHFVIVQMGLLAAHGISPFKFIRKYWSAMTVAFLTQSSYGTMPVSIKALTEDVGVSDRVANFVAPIGANVGMNACGGIFPAMVAVITANVFGIDFDIVKVLLLVLITTISSIGIAGVPGIATIAATVTLSALGLPIEGIAIVFAVDALVDMGRTMINVTGAGVTAVLVAKSENELDMEKLNSK; from the coding sequence ATGTTTAATAACTATAAAATAGATAGTTGGCAAAAGTTAGTATTGTATATAGTTACAATATTAGTTATAGGATTTTTATTCTATACAGGTAGTAAAAAATGGAAATTTAGTATTAGAGTCTTAATTGGTATGGGGTTAGGTATTCTAGTTGGTTTAACCTTGGGACAAACAACAAGCCCATATACATCAAATGGATCAACAAGTGACCTAACAATAATTAGGGTTATAAAACCAATAGGAGACTTATATCTTAAGTTAATTCAAATGGTTATTATGCCACTTGTTCTAACAGCGATTATTAAGAGTTTTACAACACTTGAAAGTACTGATAAACTAAAAAAAATCGGTGTAAAAACATTGTTTTGGTTATTGCTAACAACAGCGATAGCAACTATAATAGGATTTGCATTTGCTAGTATATTTAGTCTTGGAAAAGGATATGAAGTAGGAACAAGAACTCCTCCAACAATAGTCCCAATTGAAAATGTTATTTTAAATTTCTTCCCAAATAATATTTTTACAGCACTTAGTGGTAATGTAGCAATTCCTGTGGTTATTTTCGCTTTATTTGTTTCAATAGCAATTATAATTGAAAAGAAGAGACATCCAGAACGTGTAAAGCCTTTTGTAGAATTTAACAATTCATTAAATGCAATAATGGTTAGAGTCACAAAGATTGTTTTAAAAATGACACCATATGCTGTCTTTACTTTTATGGCATATGCAGTTGGTAGAAATAATTTTGAAACATTAAAGATGCTTGGAAAATATATACTAATAATTTATTTAGCAATGTTTGTTCATTTTGTTATTGTTCAAATGGGCTTATTAGCTGCACATGGCATTTCTCCATTTAAGTTCATAAGAAAATATTGGAGTGCAATGACTGTTGCATTCTTAACACAAAGTAGTTATGGGACAATGCCAGTATCAATTAAAGCATTGACTGAAGATGTTGGTGTATCAGATCGTGTTGCAAACTTTGTTGCCCCAATTGGAGCTAATGTCGGTATGAATGCTTGTGGGGGAATCTTCCCAGCAATGGTAGCAGTAATTACAGCAAATGTTTTTGGTATTGATTTTGATATAGTAAAAGTGTTATTATTAGTATTAATAACAACGATATCATCAATTGGTATTGCAGGTGTTCCAGGAATTGCAACTATTGCAGCAACAGTAACACTTTCAGCACTTGGATTACCAATAGAAGGTATTGCTATTGTTTTTGCAGTTGATGCGTTAGTTGACATGGGAAGAACAATGATTAATGTAACTGGTGCTGGGGTTACAGCAGTTTTAGTTGCAAAATCAGAAAATGAGTTAGACATGGAGAAACTAAACAGCAAGTAA
- a CDS encoding DUF4256 domain-containing protein, whose product MSKKELLEVLKKRFSENKNRHSNIEFNDVLKKLESASESIINSLIMMEETGGMPDVVFYDKDKNEYHFMDCSSESPIGRRSFCYDNEALESRKVNKPVNSAVEMAKKMGVSLLNEKEYRYLQTLGDFDLKTSSWIKTPENIRKLGGALFCDKRYDTVFLYHNGAESYYGARGFRTLLII is encoded by the coding sequence ATGAGTAAAAAGGAACTTTTAGAAGTATTAAAAAAGAGATTTTCAGAAAATAAGAATAGACATTCAAACATTGAATTTAATGATGTCTTAAAAAAATTAGAAAGTGCCTCAGAAAGCATAATAAATTCACTTATAATGATGGAAGAAACTGGTGGTATGCCAGATGTTGTTTTTTATGATAAAGATAAAAATGAGTATCATTTTATGGACTGTTCTAGTGAATCACCAATTGGTCGAAGAAGCTTTTGTTACGACAATGAAGCTCTTGAATCAAGGAAAGTAAATAAACCAGTAAATAGTGCTGTTGAAATGGCTAAAAAAATGGGTGTATCATTATTAAATGAAAAAGAGTATCGTTATTTACAAACATTAGGTGATTTTGATTTGAAAACATCTAGCTGGATTAAAACTCCTGAAAATATCAGAAAATTAGGTGGAGCACTATTTTGTGATAAGCGTTATGATACTGTTTTTCTGTATCATAATGGAGCAGAAAGTTACTATGGTGCAAGAGGATTTAGGACATTATTAATAATTTGA
- a CDS encoding MarR family winged helix-turn-helix transcriptional regulator has protein sequence MKKYQNLQTLDINLQKFRKNGAYKRYSKELTDADLNVLFCIKFHDDSREKIKLTDIALRLGLTLPAVTHKVNDLEERGLIIKIASNVDKRIINLEMTTEAHKYVDQVIDKYYSPLIKISNYLGEEDTKALNRIIRKINSLGKLK, from the coding sequence ATGAAAAAATACCAAAACTTACAAACATTAGATATAAATTTACAAAAATTCAGAAAGAATGGTGCGTACAAACGTTACTCAAAAGAGTTAACAGATGCTGATTTAAACGTCTTATTTTGTATTAAATTCCATGATGATAGTAGAGAAAAAATTAAATTAACTGATATTGCTCTAAGATTAGGTTTAACATTACCTGCAGTAACTCATAAAGTAAATGATTTAGAAGAACGTGGTTTAATAATAAAGATTGCCTCAAATGTTGATAAGAGAATTATTAACTTAGAAATGACAACTGAAGCACATAAATATGTTGATCAAGTAATTGATAAATACTATTCACCACTAATCAAAATTAGTAATTATTTAGGTGAAGAAGATACAAAAGCATTAAATAGAATTATTAGAAAAATTAATTCATTAGGTAAATTAAAATAA